The following proteins are encoded in a genomic region of uncultured Ilyobacter sp.:
- a CDS encoding EFR1 family ferrodoxin (N-terminal region resembles flavodoxins. C-terminal ferrodoxin region binds two 4Fe-4S clusters.): MKILYFTATGNSLYISKALGGELLSIPQMVKEERFVFTDEKIGIVFPVYGWGVPSYIVDFLRKAKFDTDYLFAVPTYGVYSGAVANHLTDISKNTGYEFSYINPIKMVDNYLPGFDMKKEAANEGKKGTEENLITIKADVASSKKWTKPENFLQKGAFNLMHKRKKPFSKKQLKIHTYGEGIENYVYTDENCTGCGLCAKVCPVDNIIVDKENKKIALQDKCFGCFACIQNCPSRAIHIRGEVNGNRYRHHHIRVSEIIEANS; encoded by the coding sequence ATGAAAATATTATATTTTACAGCAACTGGTAATAGCCTCTATATTTCAAAAGCATTGGGGGGAGAATTATTATCTATACCTCAAATGGTTAAAGAGGAAAGATTTGTATTTACTGACGAAAAAATTGGAATTGTATTTCCGGTCTACGGGTGGGGAGTTCCATCGTATATCGTAGATTTTTTAAGAAAAGCAAAATTTGATACTGACTATCTTTTTGCCGTTCCCACTTATGGTGTTTATTCTGGTGCAGTAGCTAATCACTTAACAGACATCAGCAAAAATACAGGGTATGAATTTTCTTATATTAATCCGATAAAAATGGTGGATAACTATCTCCCTGGATTCGATATGAAAAAGGAAGCTGCAAATGAAGGAAAAAAAGGAACTGAAGAAAACTTGATAACTATCAAAGCTGATGTTGCAAGCTCTAAAAAATGGACAAAACCTGAAAACTTTTTACAAAAAGGAGCTTTCAATCTTATGCACAAGAGAAAAAAACCCTTTAGTAAAAAACAGTTAAAAATTCATACTTATGGTGAAGGGATTGAAAACTACGTTTATACAGATGAAAATTGTACGGGATGTGGACTTTGTGCAAAAGTATGTCCAGTTGACAATATCATAGTAGATAAGGAGAATAAAAAGATAGCATTGCAAGACAAGTGCTTTGGGTGCTTCGCTTGCATACAAAACTGTCCCTCAAGAGCTATTCATATCAGAGGTGAAGTAAACGGAAATAGATATCGTCATCACCATATCAGAGTAAGTGAAATAATAGAGGCCAACAGCTAA
- a CDS encoding phospholipase D-like domain-containing protein: METIKKINIIYIILLLMIMGCTRIPKGTSVRGTPYYTRNVDFLMDETYVKDGERHVKQQILDYALDIMDSAEEFIVVDMFLYNSIYDSDSDFPAVTKAVTEKLIEKKNEGLEIYLITDEINTFYKVYDIWEFKALKEAGIKIIETDMTKVRDSNITYSILWRTVFKWFGTGGIGWVKNPFSEDAPRVTVRGYLKLLNLKANHRKVVVSEKKALVASMNFHDASGYHSNIGFGVEGPVVKEILNSEIDVASFSGENISLKIRESEEEEGEIRVTLLTEKMIGENIEDLINTTEPGNEIKIGMFYLGDRRVIGELIKAGKRGVKIKIILDGNIEAFGRNKNGIPNRVVAWELKRKGGGNIEVRWYNTSGEQFHSKFIIVNKEDEVILIGGSANFTKRNIQGYNLETDLMLEAPIENKLSLKANSYFDNMWGNIGGDYTLSYEKKAEESYVKYFLYRFQEFSGWSTF, translated from the coding sequence ATGGAGACCATTAAAAAGATAAATATAATTTACATCATACTGCTTTTAATGATTATGGGGTGTACGAGAATTCCCAAGGGGACATCGGTGAGAGGAACCCCTTATTATACAAGAAATGTTGATTTTTTGATGGATGAGACCTATGTAAAAGACGGAGAGAGACATGTAAAGCAACAGATTCTAGACTATGCTTTAGATATCATGGACAGTGCAGAAGAATTTATAGTTGTAGATATGTTTCTTTATAATAGCATTTATGACAGTGACAGTGATTTTCCTGCCGTAACAAAGGCTGTAACTGAGAAACTCATAGAAAAAAAGAATGAGGGGCTAGAGATATATCTTATAACAGATGAGATAAACACCTTTTACAAGGTCTACGACATATGGGAATTTAAAGCTCTGAAAGAAGCCGGGATAAAAATAATAGAGACTGACATGACCAAGGTGAGGGATTCTAACATAACTTACTCAATTTTGTGGAGGACAGTTTTTAAATGGTTTGGAACAGGGGGGATAGGCTGGGTGAAAAATCCATTTTCTGAAGATGCCCCCCGAGTTACAGTGAGGGGGTATTTAAAGCTTCTCAATCTAAAGGCAAATCACAGGAAGGTAGTAGTAAGTGAGAAAAAAGCCCTGGTGGCCTCTATGAATTTTCACGATGCCAGCGGATATCACTCAAATATAGGCTTTGGTGTAGAGGGACCTGTCGTAAAGGAGATTCTCAACAGTGAGATAGATGTGGCAAGTTTTTCAGGAGAAAATATATCTCTCAAGATACGAGAATCAGAAGAGGAAGAGGGGGAGATAAGAGTGACACTTCTCACCGAGAAAATGATAGGTGAAAATATAGAGGACCTTATAAATACTACAGAGCCTGGAAATGAGATAAAGATCGGGATGTTTTATCTCGGGGACAGGAGGGTCATAGGTGAGCTCATAAAAGCCGGGAAAAGGGGCGTAAAGATAAAAATAATACTAGACGGGAATATAGAGGCATTTGGAAGGAATAAAAACGGAATACCCAACAGGGTGGTGGCCTGGGAACTCAAAAGAAAAGGAGGTGGGAATATAGAGGTCAGGTGGTACAACACTTCAGGAGAGCAGTTTCATTCTAAATTTATAATAGTGAATAAGGAGGATGAGGTGATCCTAATAGGAGGTTCTGCCAATTTCACAAAGAGGAATATACAGGGGTATAATCTAGAGACGGATCTCATGCTAGAGGCCCCTATAGAAAATAAACTATCACTAAAGGCGAACAGTTATTTTGATAATATGTGGGGAAATATAGGGGGTGATTATACCCTCTCCTACGAGAAAAAAGCAGAGGAGTCCTATGTAAAATATTTTCTCTATAGATTTCAGGAGTTCAGCGGATGGTCGACCTTCTAG
- a CDS encoding TetR/AcrR family transcriptional regulator, which produces MDDKKTKIFEKAKELFLIYGVKKTTVDEIAKAAGVGKGTVYLYFTSKGDIVSDLAVQEANSIASQLSDVIEKENSAEEKLRVFIKSFILNCHDFVNSNRHAADIFDVIRQHRSKCEINDQSYEGEMAEITKISSEILLAGKEKDAFIFDDLLELIGNMSFALQSYFPPFSNSLSREELDKKSDYIIDIIIKGLKQ; this is translated from the coding sequence ATGGACGATAAGAAAACTAAAATTTTTGAGAAAGCCAAAGAATTGTTTTTAATATATGGAGTTAAAAAGACAACCGTTGATGAAATAGCAAAAGCTGCCGGCGTTGGAAAAGGTACTGTATATCTTTATTTTACATCAAAAGGAGATATAGTTTCAGATTTAGCTGTTCAAGAGGCAAATAGTATCGCATCTCAACTTAGCGATGTTATCGAAAAAGAAAATAGTGCAGAGGAAAAACTGAGAGTATTTATAAAATCATTCATATTAAACTGTCATGACTTTGTCAATTCAAATAGACATGCAGCTGATATATTTGATGTTATAAGGCAGCACAGAAGTAAGTGTGAAATTAATGATCAGAGTTATGAAGGGGAGATGGCAGAAATTACAAAGATTTCGTCGGAAATCTTATTAGCAGGAAAAGAGAAAGATGCCTTTATATTTGATGATCTTTTAGAGCTAATTGGTAATATGTCTTTTGCTCTTCAAAGTTATTTCCCCCCTTTTTCAAACTCTCTTTCAAGAGAGGAATTAGATAAAAAAAGTGATTATATAATAGATATAATTATAAAAGGCCTAAAGCAGTAA
- a CDS encoding AbrB/MazE/SpoVT family DNA-binding domain-containing protein, translating to MLEFKDGKCICGTVTVGERGQIVIPKKARDYFDIQPGDQLVVLGDKSKGITVFKAGDLKEFAEFILNNAEDK from the coding sequence ATGCTGGAATTCAAAGATGGAAAATGTATCTGTGGGACAGTAACTGTAGGAGAAAGAGGTCAGATAGTTATCCCCAAGAAGGCCAGAGACTATTTTGATATACAGCCTGGAGACCAGTTGGTGGTTTTAGGGGACAAGAGTAAGGGAATTACCGTTTTTAAGGCCGGGGATTTAAAGGAATTTGCTGAATTTATCTTGAATAACGCAGAAGATAAATAA
- a CDS encoding HNH endonuclease: MINVIFFWMAVFIIIFIFTRKSKSPYGDKKDGGILGSEKINFDNLKRKEIKVFFDDKLTDSEKLKLYDIFENKCFKCSSTEHLSIDHHIPISKGYPLKDKEAGLNAVVLCEKCNRKKGDTLPDEYYKKYELIRLENLGVKSHLYYSPKRIKEVEKNLLSYKLDFLRESVDKKEKIKFVYLNQEEILFTREGVEIHPFKISAERKLLYRGWIREWYLFSEENRERPFNIRWIYHLERSSGRISIKNKC, translated from the coding sequence ATGATAAATGTTATTTTTTTCTGGATGGCAGTTTTTATAATAATTTTTATTTTTACAAGAAAGTCTAAATCTCCTTATGGAGATAAAAAAGATGGAGGGATTCTAGGTTCTGAGAAAATAAATTTCGATAACCTAAAGAGAAAAGAGATAAAAGTATTTTTTGACGACAAGCTGACAGATTCCGAAAAGCTTAAACTTTACGATATCTTTGAAAATAAATGTTTTAAATGCAGTAGTACAGAGCATTTATCTATAGACCATCACATTCCAATTTCTAAGGGTTATCCCTTAAAGGATAAGGAAGCAGGTTTAAATGCAGTGGTTTTGTGTGAAAAGTGCAATAGAAAGAAGGGAGACACTCTTCCAGATGAGTATTACAAAAAATATGAACTTATAAGGCTAGAAAATCTCGGAGTAAAAAGTCATCTTTACTATTCTCCCAAAAGGATAAAGGAGGTAGAAAAAAATCTGCTTTCATACAAACTGGATTTTTTAAGGGAGAGTGTAGATAAAAAAGAGAAAATAAAATTTGTTTATTTAAACCAGGAGGAAATTTTGTTTACAAGGGAAGGTGTGGAAATACATCCCTTTAAGATTTCAGCAGAAAGAAAACTTTTGTATAGAGGCTGGATTAGAGAGTGGTATTTATTTTCAGAAGAAAACAGGGAAAGGCCTTTTAATATCCGATGGATATATCATCTGGAAAGGTCTTCAGGGAGAATCAGTATAAAGAATAAATGTTAA
- a CDS encoding CoA-disulfide reductase: MKILIVGGVAGGASAAARLRRINEDAEIVMFERGEYISFANCGLPYHIGGVIKDRENLLVQTIEGMKTRFNIDVKIKTEVTKIDRENKKIYAKNLKTGETFEESYDRLLLSPGAAPFIPPIPGVNSPNIFSLRNMSDMDSIINHIEKNSVKRAVVVGAGFIGIEVAENLLERDIEVSILEKAPQVLTMVDEEIAAQVHQNIKDKEVELYLEDGVTQFEDVEGKTVVKLESGKEITADMVVMAIGVKPENDLAKEAGLETGKKGGITVNQYLQTSDENIYAVGDAIEVKHYLSGEESIIPLAWPANRQGRIVADNMLGINLKAYNGSLGTSIIKAFDTTVAATGMNERYLKTAGTEYMVATINRNSHASYYPGGVPITLKLLFTKDGDILGAQGLGCKGVDKRIDVIATAIKGKMKVWDLQDLELAYAPPYNSAKDPVNILGYVAENMIKGEVETIRYFQIEDYQKNNNVQLLDIRTKDENELGSIPDSMHLDLAELRDNLSKLDKDKEYIVYCQVGLRGYIAYRMLVQHGFKAKNLDGGYKLWQYTKSEQSNRDIFNDKDQFKHKEASCCKTVSELIDEEREMNKIIEVDACGLQCPGPILKTKKTMESIGEGEVLSIKATDPGFKKDIATWSEKTGNKLLDVQLENGIVTAHVKKGGESKNPTLITEKDTQTMVVFSGDLDKILASFIIANGALAMGKKVSMFFTFWGLNALRKENYTNKNKGVIDKMFGMMMPKGVNKLKLSKMNMGGMGTAMMKYVMKEKNVDSLEKLMKTYLENGGKITACTMSMDVMGIAKEELIEGIEYGGVASYLGDSQEAYSNLFI, from the coding sequence ATGAAAATATTAATAGTAGGTGGGGTAGCAGGGGGGGCTTCTGCTGCTGCGAGGCTTAGAAGAATAAATGAAGATGCAGAGATTGTAATGTTTGAAAGAGGGGAATATATCTCCTTTGCAAACTGTGGACTGCCTTATCATATCGGTGGGGTTATAAAGGACAGAGAAAACCTTTTGGTTCAGACTATAGAGGGAATGAAAACTAGATTTAATATAGATGTGAAAATAAAGACAGAGGTAACAAAAATAGACAGAGAAAACAAAAAAATCTATGCCAAGAATCTAAAAACTGGAGAAACCTTTGAAGAGAGCTATGACAGACTTCTTTTATCTCCAGGAGCAGCACCATTTATACCTCCTATCCCAGGAGTAAACTCTCCTAATATTTTCTCTCTGAGAAACATGAGCGACATGGACAGTATCATAAATCACATAGAAAAAAACAGTGTGAAAAGGGCTGTTGTGGTAGGTGCCGGATTTATAGGTATAGAGGTTGCTGAAAATCTCCTTGAAAGGGATATAGAGGTCTCTATATTAGAAAAAGCTCCCCAAGTCCTCACCATGGTAGATGAAGAAATAGCTGCCCAGGTGCATCAAAACATAAAGGATAAAGAGGTTGAACTTTATCTAGAGGACGGTGTTACACAGTTTGAAGATGTAGAAGGCAAGACCGTTGTGAAATTAGAAAGCGGAAAAGAGATTACCGCAGACATGGTGGTCATGGCTATAGGGGTAAAACCAGAAAATGACCTGGCAAAAGAAGCTGGCCTTGAAACTGGAAAAAAAGGTGGAATCACAGTAAACCAATACCTTCAGACCTCTGATGAAAATATCTATGCTGTGGGAGATGCTATAGAGGTGAAACACTATCTCAGCGGAGAAGAATCAATTATTCCTCTGGCATGGCCTGCTAACAGACAGGGTCGTATAGTGGCTGACAATATGCTAGGAATAAACTTAAAGGCATATAACGGATCACTGGGAACTTCTATAATTAAGGCTTTTGATACTACTGTTGCTGCTACAGGTATGAATGAAAGATATCTCAAAACTGCAGGTACAGAGTATATGGTAGCAACTATAAACAGAAACAGTCATGCCAGTTATTACCCAGGAGGGGTCCCAATCACACTGAAACTCCTATTCACAAAAGATGGAGATATCTTAGGGGCACAAGGGTTAGGATGTAAAGGAGTAGACAAAAGAATAGATGTCATAGCCACAGCAATCAAGGGTAAAATGAAGGTCTGGGATCTACAGGACCTCGAGCTGGCCTATGCACCTCCATACAACTCTGCAAAAGACCCGGTAAATATCCTAGGCTACGTAGCTGAAAATATGATAAAGGGTGAAGTGGAAACAATAAGATATTTCCAGATAGAAGATTATCAAAAAAACAACAACGTCCAGCTTCTGGATATAAGAACCAAGGATGAAAATGAGCTAGGATCTATCCCTGATTCTATGCACTTAGACCTTGCAGAACTCCGTGACAACTTGTCAAAGCTCGATAAAGATAAAGAGTATATTGTTTACTGTCAGGTGGGTCTAAGAGGCTACATCGCCTACAGGATGCTTGTACAGCACGGATTCAAGGCAAAAAACCTTGACGGTGGATATAAACTCTGGCAATACACTAAAAGTGAGCAAAGCAACAGGGATATCTTCAATGATAAGGATCAGTTTAAACACAAGGAGGCTTCGTGCTGCAAAACGGTCTCTGAACTTATAGATGAGGAGAGAGAGATGAATAAAATTATAGAGGTGGATGCCTGTGGACTCCAGTGTCCAGGACCTATTTTAAAAACCAAAAAAACCATGGAAAGTATAGGGGAAGGTGAAGTTCTTTCTATAAAAGCCACTGATCCTGGGTTCAAAAAGGATATCGCTACCTGGTCAGAAAAGACTGGAAACAAGCTTCTAGATGTCCAGTTAGAAAACGGTATAGTTACTGCTCATGTAAAAAAAGGAGGTGAATCTAAAAATCCCACACTTATAACAGAAAAAGATACCCAGACTATGGTGGTATTCAGCGGTGATTTAGACAAAATCTTGGCAAGTTTTATTATCGCAAACGGTGCCTTGGCAATGGGTAAAAAAGTAAGCATGTTTTTTACTTTCTGGGGATTAAATGCTCTCAGAAAGGAAAATTATACAAATAAAAACAAGGGAGTTATAGACAAGATGTTTGGAATGATGATGCCAAAAGGTGTCAATAAGTTAAAACTTTCCAAGATGAACATGGGTGGAATGGGAACAGCCATGATGAAATATGTCATGAAGGAAAAAAATGTAGATTCACTGGAAAAATTAATGAAAACATACCTCGAAAATGGTGGAAAGATTACAGCCTGTACAATGTCAATGGATGTAATGGGAATAGCAAAAGAGGAGCTAATTGAGGGAATAGAGTATGGAGGAGTTGCCTCGTATCTAGGAGATTCCCAAGAGGCATATTCAAATCTATTTATATAA
- a CDS encoding Hpt protein — translation MSESEEPEVEESSDDELEELEVLELLSEPEEPELEESSVDELEELEVPELVSESEEPEVEESSDDELEELEVPELVSESEELELEESSDDELEELEVLELVSEPEEPEVEESSVNELEELEVLELVSESEEPELEESSDDELEELEVLELVSESEEPELEESSDDELEELEVLELLSEPEELEVEESSDDELEELESLELLSDDEDVASIPSVTERMTVSPVFLFTIVSVQAASIPRLIKTKIVKSINFLYMLIPPP, via the coding sequence GTGTCAGAATCCGAGGAACCCGAAGTAGAAGAATCATCAGATGACGAATTAGAAGAGCTAGAAGTACTTGAGCTACTGTCTGAACCTGAGGAACCCGAACTAGAAGAATCATCAGTTGACGAATTAGAAGAGCTAGAAGTACCGGAGCTAGTGTCAGAATCCGAGGAACCCGAAGTAGAAGAATCATCAGATGACGAATTAGAAGAGCTAGAAGTACCGGAGCTAGTGTCAGAATCCGAGGAACTAGAACTAGAAGAATCATCAGATGACGAATTAGAAGAGCTAGAAGTACTTGAGCTAGTGTCTGAACCTGAGGAACCAGAAGTAGAAGAATCATCAGTTAACGAATTAGAAGAGCTAGAAGTACTAGAGCTAGTGTCAGAATCCGAGGAACCAGAACTAGAAGAATCATCAGATGACGAATTAGAAGAGCTAGAAGTACTAGAGCTAGTGTCAGAATCCGAGGAACCCGAACTAGAAGAATCATCAGATGACGAATTAGAAGAACTAGAAGTACTAGAGCTACTGTCTGAGCCTGAGGAACTAGAAGTAGAAGAATCATCAGACGACGAATTAGAAGAGCTAGAGTCACTGGAGCTGCTGTCAGACGATGAAGATGTCGCATCTATACCTTCAGTTACAGAAAGAATGACAGTCTCGCCTGTTTTTTTATTTACTATTGTCTCGGTCCAGGCAGCCTCTATACCCAGACTCATTAAAACAAAAATTGTTAAGAGTATAAATTTTTTATACATGTTAATTCCTCCCCCATAA
- a CDS encoding NCS2 family permease, translated as MENFFKLKEHNTSIRQEVVAGITTFLTMAYIIFVNPAILSAAGMDKGALITVTCLAAFIGTAFAGLWVNVPFAMAPGMGLNAFFTYTLVMGHGATWQEALGVVFISGVIFLILTFTGFREKIIDAIPSQLRLAVGAGIGLFIAFIGMQNMGLIVSNPATLVGLGELNLPVLLGLIGLAVMGYLEMKRVKGGILVGIIVTTVLGVIFKEVALPGSVIAMPPSIAPIAFKLNILGALKISLFGTIFSFMFVDLFDSVGTIMACAHEAEMIDEKGKIQNVSKLLEADAMATVIGSLLGTSTTTTYVESASGIAEGGRTGLTAMTTAVLFIVALFFAPLIGIVPAFATAPALILVGVYMFKNLLDIDFHDIEVAIPSFLTIILMPLTYSISTGIAFGFISYVAVSIFSGDLKKIKPTMWFIGILSVVELIF; from the coding sequence ATGGAGAATTTTTTCAAGTTGAAAGAACACAACACAAGCATCAGGCAGGAAGTTGTGGCAGGAATAACTACTTTCCTGACAATGGCCTACATTATTTTTGTAAATCCGGCAATACTAAGTGCTGCTGGAATGGATAAGGGGGCCCTTATCACAGTAACTTGTTTAGCAGCCTTTATCGGTACAGCTTTTGCTGGACTATGGGTAAATGTACCCTTTGCAATGGCGCCAGGAATGGGGCTAAACGCATTTTTTACTTACACACTGGTTATGGGGCATGGAGCCACATGGCAAGAGGCTTTGGGAGTTGTATTTATTTCTGGAGTAATATTCTTAATACTTACTTTTACAGGGTTCAGGGAAAAAATAATCGACGCCATCCCTTCCCAGCTAAGACTTGCTGTAGGAGCGGGGATAGGTCTTTTTATAGCCTTTATAGGTATGCAGAATATGGGGCTTATTGTTAGTAATCCTGCTACTTTAGTTGGACTTGGAGAGCTCAATCTACCTGTACTTCTTGGTCTTATAGGTTTGGCTGTAATGGGTTATCTTGAGATGAAAAGAGTAAAAGGTGGGATACTGGTAGGAATAATTGTAACTACGGTATTGGGAGTTATCTTCAAAGAAGTGGCATTACCTGGTAGCGTGATAGCAATGCCACCGAGTATAGCGCCTATAGCGTTTAAGTTAAATATATTAGGAGCACTTAAGATATCATTATTTGGTACTATTTTCTCTTTCATGTTCGTAGATTTATTTGATTCTGTAGGAACGATAATGGCATGTGCTCATGAAGCTGAGATGATAGATGAAAAAGGTAAAATCCAAAATGTAAGTAAATTACTTGAAGCAGATGCTATGGCCACAGTTATAGGTTCTCTTTTAGGTACATCTACAACTACAACTTATGTAGAGTCTGCATCTGGAATTGCCGAGGGAGGAAGAACAGGACTTACTGCTATGACTACTGCAGTTTTATTCATTGTGGCCTTATTCTTTGCTCCTCTAATAGGGATTGTACCGGCATTTGCAACTGCACCGGCACTTATACTTGTAGGAGTATACATGTTCAAGAACCTTCTAGATATAGATTTTCACGATATAGAAGTTGCCATACCAAGCTTCCTTACAATTATACTTATGCCATTGACTTATAGTATATCCACTGGAATAGCTTTTGGATTTATATCTTATGTGGCTGTTTCTATTTTCTCAGGGGATCTGAAAAAAATAAAACCTACAATGTGGTTTATAGGAATACTATCTGTTGTAGAATTAATATTCTAA
- a CDS encoding SDR family oxidoreductase has translation MNIQKKYGAKGWTPEQIGSLSGKTYVITGATSGAGFEATKILLSKGAKVVMMNRNANKSNAAIATIKQEFGNNTDVSFVQMDLEMLDSVREAAAEILEKVPHISALICNAAIAQVAKQKFTADGFESQLGVNHYGHFLLCGLLFDRVEESNGRIVVVGSNAYKMGLKRIKFEDLNFDKNYTAWNSYAQSKLAQMMFAYELQRRIKASNKSVQVQVCHPGASRTNLLNDTASSFNKILWSVLSRIIVQSAERGSWPEVMCATEEGLEPERLYGPTKRSEMVGPVAECLLDEVALDREMAAKLWTISEEKTSLSWPL, from the coding sequence ATGAATATCCAAAAAAAATACGGGGCAAAGGGATGGACACCGGAGCAAATCGGATCCCTCTCAGGTAAGACATATGTTATAACTGGTGCCACCTCTGGAGCAGGATTTGAAGCAACTAAAATATTACTGTCTAAGGGTGCAAAAGTGGTGATGATGAACCGTAACGCCAATAAATCAAATGCTGCTATCGCCACTATAAAACAGGAATTTGGAAATAATACTGATGTGAGCTTTGTGCAAATGGATTTAGAGATGCTGGATTCTGTACGTGAAGCAGCGGCTGAGATACTAGAGAAAGTTCCTCATATCAGCGCACTTATCTGCAACGCAGCTATTGCACAGGTAGCTAAACAGAAGTTCACCGCCGACGGATTTGAAAGCCAGCTAGGAGTAAATCACTACGGACATTTTCTTCTGTGTGGATTGCTTTTCGACAGAGTAGAAGAGTCTAATGGGCGTATCGTGGTCGTTGGCAGCAATGCCTATAAAATGGGACTGAAGAGAATTAAGTTCGAAGATCTTAATTTCGATAAAAATTACACTGCTTGGAACTCTTACGCTCAGAGTAAACTTGCACAGATGATGTTTGCCTACGAATTACAGCGTCGAATCAAAGCATCGAATAAGAGCGTCCAGGTTCAAGTTTGCCATCCAGGGGCGTCACGAACCAATTTACTCAATGACACAGCTAGTTCTTTCAACAAGATTTTGTGGTCTGTACTTTCTCGTATTATCGTACAATCAGCTGAAAGAGGCTCATGGCCAGAAGTTATGTGTGCAACAGAAGAGGGGTTGGAACCGGAAAGGCTGTATGGCCCTACAAAGCGATCTGAAATGGTGGGCCCTGTCGCCGAGTGTCTTTTGGACGAGGTAGCTCTAGATCGAGAAATGGCTGCTAAATTGTGGACGATTTCCGAGGAAAAGACATCCCTTAGCTGGCCGCTGTAG